In Macaca thibetana thibetana isolate TM-01 chromosome 8, ASM2454274v1, whole genome shotgun sequence, one DNA window encodes the following:
- the LOC126960621 gene encoding NADH dehydrogenase [ubiquinone] 1 alpha subcomplex subunit 5-like, translating to MGVLKKTTGLVGLAVCSTPHERLSILYTKILDVLAEIPKNAAYRKYTEQITNEKLAMVKAEPDVKKLEDQLQGGQLEEVILQAEHELSLARKMRDWKPWEPLVEEPPADQWKWPI from the coding sequence ATGGGTGTGCTGAAGAAGACCACTGGCCTTGTGGGATTGGCTGTGTGCAGTACTCCACACGAGAGGCTAAGTATATTGTACACAAAGATTCTTGATGTTCTTGCGGAAATCCCTAAAAATGCAGCATATAGAAAGTATACAGAACAGATTACAAATGAGAAGCTGGCTATGGTTAAAGCGGAACCAGAtgttaaaaaattagaagacCAACTTCAAGGTGGTCAATTAGAAGAGGTGATTCTTCAGGCTGAACATGAACTAAGTCTGGCAAGAAAAATGAGGGACTGGAAACCATGGGAGCCATTAGTGGAAGAGCCTCCTGCCGATCAGTGGAAATGGCCAATATAA